The DNA segment CGACTATCTGGAGCGGGAGGGCGCGCGGATGAAGGCGAAGAACCCGCCCCGGACGGACGACGCGCACGGTCATCTGATGAAGTACGGCCCGGAGCCCAACCACTGGAACGAATACATCCACTGCGCGTACACGGGCCATCAGCGTGAGGCGATCTTCCTGACCGGCATCCCGGACATCCGGGAGAGCCTGCCTCATGCTTCGACTTTCCGGTAGCCGGCGGCGAAGCGTCCGGCGGTTCCAATACGAGGAGTCCTGTCCCTGGCGGATGCCGGGGTTCACCGAGCCGAGCAGCTCGGTCCAACCGCGTTGCGCGCCGGACTTGGCACGGCCCTGTTCCCCCAATCTTTCCGCAAGACGTACTCGATCATAGTGCGGCGCGCTGCCATATGCGCGTCGATAGTGGTTTGAGAATGGAACCTGGACTCGGTAGCCCCAGGCGGAAACAGCCCTTGCGCCGTTTCCGGGTGGCCAGCAACCAAAGCCGCGCAGGCTGTTCCCTTGGGGTCAGGGGCAGGTGCAAGGACGAGACGGCGGAACGGGCCGGCGCGGTGAACGCCAACACGGCCACGCCGATCATCCGATGTCTTCTCACGTTTCGTCCTCAGTCGGTGGGCTGTACGGGTTGAAGGAAAGTAATCGCCCGCTTTCCCAAACGCCACAGGAGAGCAGCATTCACGGCTCCTTCCGTTACCTTGGTAGCCGCAACGGCAAGGGCTTGCGTCAGATATTCGTTCACTTCGCTCCGCAACGAGTCGGCAATCGCCTCGCCGGCGTCCTGCGACAGCCCGCCAAGGTAAGTGACCGCTATCGAACGTGTCAAAATCGTCGCTGTCTGCCCCGGTGCCGGGCGCAGTCGGTAGAGGAACGTGAGGTCCTTGATCAACGCCACGCATGCGTACAGCACGACGGCGCTGTCGATCACTGCCTTGGGCGCAAGGGCCGTACCAACCCCCACACGCGTAGCGTACTGCTTGACGCGATCTTCCGCTCTGCGATCCAGGATCGACTGGAACTGGACCCGGAACTCCGAAAGCCACTGGTCCGACGGCAAGGGTTCGTCGTTCGCCAGGAGTGACCGCCGCGCGTATCTGAGGTCGTCCCACTCGTCGTCGGTCAAACCGAGGGCTCTCAAACGTCTGTGAGCATGGTTGTCGAGTTGGTAGTTCTCCAGGTAGATTCGCAGTTCGCGC comes from the Deltaproteobacteria bacterium genome and includes:
- a CDS encoding YcjF family protein, with amino-acid sequence MSDQEIEETKHLDRDASPHPFEMEPQPPANLNAETTTTDSPELTRNDPPLDTPGARMDEARVLSDQEIEETRRLEDEALRRQFEKELQPPANFALPPGIRRALTWGGCAVVAVLGLFLVFQAAAAVDDIRALPIPFNWIAGGFGLLFVGILGWLILKLTLTLIRLQRNPSVNMRALQALQERRHMQELAAEHAEQAVRELRIYLENYQLDNHAHRRLRALGLTDDEWDDLRYARRSLLANDEPLPSDQWLSEFRVQFQSILDRRAEDRVKQYATRVGVGTALAPKAVIDSAVVLYACVALIKDLTFLYRLRPAPGQTATILTRSIAVTYLGGLSQDAGEAIADSLRSEVNEYLTQALAVAATKVTEGAVNAALLWRLGKRAITFLQPVQPTD